The proteins below come from a single Paroceanicella profunda genomic window:
- a CDS encoding ABC transporter ATP-binding protein, whose amino-acid sequence MTAPGITLSGRGLLGGQTLFGPLTLALPAGRWTCLLGPSGAGKSSLLRLIAGLDTAVRLEGGVSFSDGAGPQGRIAYMAQTDLLCPWLDVLGNVALGPRLRGTRPDMARARALISAVGLEGREDARPGALSGGQRQRVALARTLMEDCPVVLLDEPFSALDARTRAGMQDLAARLLAGRTVLLVTHEPGEALRLAHRLLMLGDGALTEMPLPDAPPPRAPDAPDTLTAQGSLFRALLGTSGSAGAPA is encoded by the coding sequence ATGACCGCGCCGGGCATCACCCTGTCGGGCCGCGGCCTGCTGGGCGGGCAGACGCTGTTCGGCCCGCTCACCCTCGCGCTGCCGGCCGGGCGCTGGACCTGCCTGCTCGGCCCCTCCGGCGCGGGAAAATCCTCCCTGCTGCGGCTCATCGCCGGGCTCGACACCGCGGTGCGGCTGGAGGGCGGTGTCTCCTTCAGCGATGGCGCGGGGCCGCAGGGGCGCATCGCCTACATGGCCCAGACGGACCTGCTCTGCCCCTGGCTGGACGTGCTGGGCAACGTCGCCCTCGGGCCCCGGCTGAGAGGCACGCGGCCGGACATGGCGCGGGCCCGGGCGCTCATTTCCGCCGTCGGGCTCGAGGGGCGCGAGGACGCCCGGCCCGGCGCGCTTTCCGGCGGGCAGCGCCAGCGGGTGGCGCTGGCGCGCACGCTGATGGAGGACTGCCCGGTGGTGCTGCTCGACGAGCCCTTCTCCGCGCTCGACGCCCGCACCCGCGCCGGGATGCAGGACCTCGCGGCGCGACTGCTCGCCGGGCGCACGGTGCTGCTGGTGACCCATGAGCCCGGCGAGGCCCTGCGCCTCGCCCACCGGCTGCTGATGCTCGGGGACGGTGCCCTCACCGAGATGCCGCTGCCCGACGCCCCGCCGCCCCGGGCACCGGACGCGCCGGACACCCTCACCGCCCAGGGCAGCCTGTTCCGCGCCCTGCTCGGCACCAGCGGCTCCGCCGGCGCACCGGCATGA
- a CDS encoding TenA family protein: protein MSPHPDYGTAFRAWRAAAGPDWAAYTGHRFVTGLGDGSLPRPAFLHYLRQDYVFLFHFARAWALAAAKAEHLDEMRLAARTLDALANGETALHVETCAAEGIDEATLIATPEAPETLAYTRYVLEAGWSGDLLDLLATLAPCVLGYGEIGARLAAMAPPDAPYRGWIDTYSGADYQQTCRAVGALTDAAIARRLGPGAQELPRWQALTARFSTATRLEAAFWDMGLRGGPA from the coding sequence ATGAGCCCGCACCCCGACTACGGCACCGCCTTTCGTGCCTGGCGCGCCGCCGCTGGCCCGGACTGGGCGGCCTACACCGGCCACCGCTTCGTCACCGGGCTGGGCGACGGCAGCCTGCCCCGGCCGGCCTTCCTGCACTACCTGCGGCAGGACTACGTGTTCCTGTTCCACTTCGCCCGGGCCTGGGCGCTGGCGGCGGCGAAGGCGGAGCATCTCGACGAGATGCGCCTCGCCGCGCGCACCCTCGACGCGCTGGCCAATGGCGAGACCGCCCTGCACGTGGAGACCTGCGCCGCCGAGGGCATTGACGAGGCCACGCTGATCGCGACGCCCGAGGCGCCGGAAACCCTCGCCTACACCCGCTACGTGCTGGAGGCCGGCTGGTCCGGCGACCTGCTGGACCTGCTGGCCACCCTCGCGCCCTGCGTGCTGGGATACGGCGAGATCGGCGCGCGGCTGGCGGCCATGGCACCACCCGATGCCCCCTACCGCGGCTGGATCGACACCTATTCAGGCGCCGATTACCAGCAGACCTGCCGCGCGGTGGGCGCCCTCACCGATGCCGCCATCGCCCGGCGCCTCGGGCCGGGAGCGCAGGAGCTGCCGCGCTGGCAGGCCCTCACCGCGCGCTTTTCGACCGCCACACGGCTGGAGGCCGCGTTCTGGGACATGGGCCTGCGCGGCGGGCCGGCATGA
- a CDS encoding ABC transporter substrate-binding protein: MKPLALALALLAAGPAAAADHLTVMLDWFVNPDHGPIVIAQEKGYFADEGLEVETIAPADPSDPPKMVAAGRADIAVSYQPQLHLQVHEGLPLIRVGTLVATPLNCLLVKADGPIGSIADLKGRRVGFSVSGVESALLTAMLGSGGLTADDVEMVNVNWSLSPALMSGQVDAVIGAFRNFELNQMALENVPGRCFYPEEAGVPAYDELIYVANPERMDAAVISRFLAATEKAVQFIVNHSQESFRIFAATAPELDDALNARAWADTVPRLALRPAALDAGRYARFEAFMAGAGLIDGTLPVSRLAVDTGAVGEPAQ; the protein is encoded by the coding sequence ATGAAACCGCTCGCCCTCGCCCTTGCCCTGCTCGCCGCCGGCCCCGCCGCCGCGGCGGACCACCTCACGGTGATGCTGGACTGGTTCGTGAACCCCGACCACGGGCCCATCGTCATCGCCCAGGAGAAGGGCTATTTCGCCGACGAGGGCCTGGAGGTGGAGACCATCGCCCCGGCCGACCCCTCGGACCCGCCGAAGATGGTGGCCGCCGGCCGGGCCGATATCGCGGTCTCCTACCAGCCGCAGCTGCACCTGCAGGTGCATGAGGGCCTGCCGCTCATCCGGGTGGGCACGCTGGTGGCCACGCCGCTCAACTGCCTGCTGGTGAAGGCGGACGGGCCGATCGGCAGCATCGCCGACCTGAAGGGCCGCCGCGTGGGCTTCTCCGTCTCCGGGGTGGAGAGCGCGCTGCTCACCGCCATGCTGGGCTCCGGCGGGCTCACGGCCGATGACGTGGAGATGGTGAACGTGAACTGGTCGCTCTCGCCCGCGCTGATGTCGGGGCAGGTGGACGCGGTGATCGGCGCCTTCCGCAATTTCGAGCTGAATCAGATGGCGCTGGAGAACGTGCCCGGCCGCTGCTTCTACCCGGAGGAGGCGGGCGTGCCGGCCTATGACGAGCTGATCTACGTCGCCAACCCGGAGCGGATGGACGCGGCGGTGATCTCGCGCTTCCTTGCCGCCACCGAGAAGGCGGTGCAGTTCATCGTGAACCACTCGCAGGAGAGCTTCCGCATCTTCGCCGCCACCGCGCCGGAGCTGGACGACGCGCTCAACGCCCGCGCCTGGGCCGACACCGTGCCGCGGCTGGCCCTGCGCCCCGCCGCGCTGGACGCCGGGCGCTATGCCCGTTTCGAGGCGTTCATGGCCGGGGCCGGGCTGATCGACGGCACCCTGCCGGTCTCCCGCCTCGCGGTCGACACCGGCGCGGTCGGGGAACCCGCGCAATGA
- a CDS encoding HesA/MoeB/ThiF family protein: MTARYARQQILPEVGEAGQARIRAAHALVIGAGGLGAPVLHYLAGAGLGRITLWDPDRVETGNLHRQVIFSAAHRGRFKAEAAAEVCAALNPDCLVTPVVGSIDPGTVEAALNGVDLVIDCADSFAASYTASDACLARGLPLISGSVLGLSGYAGGFCAGAPSLRAVFPDLPERMASCATAGVLGPAVGVVGSLLAQLALSHVLGLSPSPLGRLVSWDGGALRFGGFRFDGAPEPARAPRFIAPAAIAPGDFVVDLRGAEEAPLPATPDALRLGVPDLGPGGPLPGPGQRAVLCCRSGLRSWQAANRLAARWEGEIALVALGEGAGQAPLGEAAGPGAQDGRAAQGTPGEGAGRRPPGESAGQDTFSARAPAGPGPASPAPAGGPEAASASPFAPRGDKT; this comes from the coding sequence ATGACTGCCCGCTACGCCCGCCAGCAGATCCTGCCGGAGGTGGGGGAAGCCGGCCAGGCCCGCATCCGCGCCGCCCATGCGCTGGTGATCGGCGCCGGCGGCCTCGGCGCGCCGGTGCTGCACTACCTCGCCGGCGCCGGCCTCGGCCGCATCACCCTCTGGGATCCCGACCGGGTGGAGACCGGCAACCTGCACCGCCAGGTGATCTTCTCCGCCGCCCATCGCGGCCGCTTCAAGGCCGAGGCCGCGGCGGAAGTCTGCGCGGCGCTGAACCCCGACTGCCTGGTCACCCCCGTGGTCGGCAGCATCGACCCCGGCACGGTGGAGGCGGCGCTCAACGGTGTCGACCTCGTGATCGACTGCGCGGACAGTTTCGCGGCCAGCTACACCGCCTCCGACGCCTGCCTCGCGCGCGGCCTGCCGCTCATCAGCGGCTCGGTGCTCGGGCTCTCGGGCTACGCGGGCGGCTTCTGCGCCGGCGCGCCCTCGCTGCGCGCGGTCTTTCCCGACCTGCCGGAGCGCATGGCCTCCTGCGCCACGGCCGGCGTGCTGGGGCCGGCGGTGGGGGTGGTGGGCTCGCTCCTCGCCCAGCTCGCGCTCAGCCATGTGCTGGGCCTCAGCCCCTCCCCCCTTGGCCGGCTGGTGAGCTGGGATGGCGGCGCCCTGCGCTTCGGCGGCTTCCGCTTCGACGGCGCGCCGGAGCCCGCGCGCGCGCCCCGCTTCATCGCCCCCGCCGCCATCGCCCCCGGCGATTTCGTGGTCGACCTGCGCGGGGCGGAGGAAGCCCCCCTGCCCGCCACCCCCGACGCGCTGCGCCTCGGCGTGCCCGATCTCGGCCCCGGCGGCCCGCTGCCCGGGCCGGGCCAGCGCGCGGTGCTCTGCTGCCGCTCCGGCCTGCGCTCCTGGCAGGCGGCGAACCGCCTCGCCGCGCGCTGGGAGGGCGAGATCGCCCTCGTCGCCCTCGGCGAAGGCGCGGGGCAAGCACCCCTCGGTGAGGCCGCCGGTCCGGGAGCCCAAGACGGGCGCGCGGCTCAGGGCACCCCCGGTGAAGGCGCGGGCCGGCGCCCCCCCGGCGAGAGCGCCGGGCAGGACACGTTCAGCGCGCGCGCCCCAGCCGGGCCGGGCCCCGCATCGCCAGCCCCCGCAGGCGGCCCCGAGGCCGCTTCCGCATCCCCCTTCGCCCCCCGGGGCGACAAGACCTGA
- a CDS encoding thiamine phosphate synthase, translated as MSTLDRFYPIFDSAAWIARMLPLGMRLVQLRVKDMAPEALRAEIRAARDLCAAAGAVLVVNDHWQIAIEECCDFVHLGQEDLDVADVPAIRRAGLRLGLSTHDEAELERALSLAPDYVALGPVYPTILKKMRWEQQGLARLTEWKARVGATPLVAIGGMSVERAPGAFAAGADIVSVVTDITLNADPEARLAAWVEATR; from the coding sequence ATGAGCACGCTCGACCGGTTCTACCCGATCTTCGACAGCGCCGCCTGGATCGCCCGCATGCTGCCCCTGGGCATGCGCCTCGTGCAGCTGCGCGTGAAGGACATGGCCCCCGAGGCCCTGCGCGCCGAGATCCGCGCCGCGCGCGACCTGTGTGCCGCCGCCGGAGCCGTGCTGGTGGTGAACGACCACTGGCAGATCGCCATCGAGGAGTGTTGCGATTTCGTCCACCTCGGACAGGAGGACCTCGACGTGGCCGACGTGCCCGCCATCCGCCGCGCCGGCCTGCGTCTCGGCCTCTCCACCCATGACGAGGCGGAGCTGGAGCGCGCCCTGTCCCTCGCCCCGGATTACGTGGCCCTCGGCCCGGTCTACCCCACCATCCTGAAGAAGATGCGCTGGGAGCAACAGGGGCTCGCGCGCCTCACCGAGTGGAAGGCCCGCGTGGGCGCCACCCCCCTCGTCGCCATCGGCGGCATGAGCGTGGAGCGCGCGCCGGGCGCCTTCGCCGCCGGGGCGGACATCGTCTCCGTCGTCACCGACATCACGCTGAACGCCGACCCCGAGGCGCGGCTCGCCGCCTGGGTGGAGGCCACGCGATGA
- a CDS encoding thiazole synthase has protein sequence MRSFYGETLECRLMLGTAQYPSPAIMAEAFRASGAGVATVSLRREAGGPGGLAGQDFWALVEGMGTRILPNTAGCHTVKEAVTTAHMAREMFGTPWVKLEVIGHTDTLQPDVFALVEAAEILTAEGFRVFPYTTEDLVVAERLLAAGCEVLMPWGAPIGSGLGLTNLPGLRALRAQFPEVPMVVDAGIGLPSHAAQAMEMGYDAVLLNTAVAKAGDPAAMARAMALAVEAGRAAFAADPMEPRDMAAPSTPLIGRAFLA, from the coding sequence ATGCGCAGCTTCTACGGAGAGACGCTGGAATGCCGGCTGATGCTGGGCACCGCGCAATACCCCTCCCCCGCCATCATGGCCGAGGCCTTCCGCGCCAGCGGCGCCGGGGTGGCCACCGTGTCGCTGCGCCGCGAGGCGGGGGGGCCGGGCGGGCTCGCCGGCCAGGATTTCTGGGCGCTGGTGGAGGGCATGGGCACCCGCATCCTGCCCAACACCGCCGGCTGCCACACGGTGAAGGAGGCGGTCACCACCGCCCACATGGCCCGCGAGATGTTCGGCACGCCCTGGGTGAAGCTCGAGGTGATCGGCCATACCGACACGCTGCAGCCCGATGTCTTCGCGCTGGTGGAGGCGGCGGAGATCCTCACCGCCGAAGGCTTCCGCGTGTTCCCCTACACCACGGAGGACCTGGTGGTGGCCGAGCGCCTGCTCGCCGCCGGCTGCGAGGTGCTGATGCCCTGGGGCGCGCCCATCGGCTCGGGCCTGGGGCTCACGAACCTGCCGGGCCTGCGGGCCCTGCGCGCGCAGTTCCCCGAGGTGCCGATGGTGGTCGACGCCGGCATCGGCCTGCCCTCCCACGCCGCACAGGCGATGGAGATGGGCTATGACGCGGTGCTGCTGAACACCGCCGTGGCGAAGGCGGGAGACCCGGCCGCGATGGCCCGGGCCATGGCGCTCGCCGTCGAGGCCGGGCGTGCCGCCTTCGCCGCCGACCCGATGGAGCCGCGCGACATGGCCGCCCCCTCCACCCCGCTGATCGGGAGGGCCTTCCTCGCATGA
- the thiS gene encoding sulfur carrier protein ThiS: MKIFLNGEPREIRASRLDEALTELGYADARVATALDGAFVPAPARPDTRLAPGCALEVLAPMQGG; encoded by the coding sequence ATGAAGATCTTTCTGAACGGTGAGCCGCGCGAGATCCGCGCCAGCCGCCTCGACGAGGCCCTCACCGAGCTCGGCTACGCCGACGCCCGTGTGGCCACAGCACTCGACGGCGCCTTCGTGCCCGCCCCCGCCCGCCCCGACACGCGCCTCGCCCCCGGCTGCGCGCTGGAGGTCCTGGCCCCGATGCAGGGAGGCTGA
- a CDS encoding FAD-dependent oxidoreductase: MCPPAARRPAGPRAMSVEVTILGAGVAGLTVASEITRRGGAVTLLDRTGPPGPHGCSWWAGGMLAPWCEAESAEEPVLRLGREALDWWDSHAGGVTRAGTLVLALGRDGGELDRFARRSTRHAALDAPGVAALEPDLAGRFRRGLFFAGEGHLAPRAALDALRARLEAAGVRIGQGEDPGPGPVIDCRGLAARDALPDLRGVKGEMLVLRCPDVSLSRPVRLLHPRIPLYIVPRGDGVYMLGATSIESSERGRITARSMLELLSAAYALHPAFGEAEILEIGVDARPAFPDNLPRLRRRGATLYVNGLYRHGFLLSPAMARMAADHLFHTTRPEMMDEDLSER; the protein is encoded by the coding sequence ATGTGCCCGCCCGCTGCGCGCCGGCCCGCAGGCCCGCGCGCGATGAGCGTCGAGGTCACCATCCTGGGGGCCGGGGTGGCCGGGCTCACCGTGGCCAGCGAGATCACCCGCCGGGGCGGCGCCGTCACCCTTCTGGACCGCACCGGCCCGCCCGGCCCGCACGGCTGCTCGTGGTGGGCCGGCGGCATGCTCGCGCCCTGGTGCGAGGCGGAGAGCGCGGAGGAGCCGGTGCTGCGCCTCGGCCGGGAGGCGCTCGACTGGTGGGACAGCCACGCCGGCGGTGTGACCCGGGCCGGCACTCTGGTGCTCGCCCTCGGGCGCGACGGCGGCGAGCTGGACCGGTTCGCCCGCCGCAGCACCAGGCACGCGGCGCTGGACGCCCCCGGCGTCGCGGCGCTGGAGCCCGACCTCGCCGGACGCTTCCGGCGCGGGCTGTTCTTCGCCGGGGAGGGACACCTCGCCCCGCGCGCCGCCCTCGACGCGCTGCGCGCCCGGCTGGAGGCCGCGGGCGTGCGGATCGGCCAGGGGGAGGACCCGGGCCCCGGCCCGGTGATCGACTGCCGCGGCCTCGCCGCACGCGACGCCCTGCCGGACCTGCGCGGCGTGAAGGGCGAGATGCTGGTGCTGCGCTGCCCGGACGTGAGCCTCTCGCGCCCGGTGCGGCTGCTGCACCCGCGCATCCCGCTCTACATCGTGCCGCGGGGGGACGGGGTCTACATGCTCGGCGCCACCTCGATCGAAAGCTCGGAGCGCGGGCGCATCACCGCGCGCTCCATGCTGGAGCTGCTCAGCGCGGCCTACGCCCTCCACCCCGCCTTCGGCGAGGCGGAGATCCTGGAAATCGGCGTCGACGCCCGCCCCGCCTTTCCCGACAACCTGCCGCGCCTGCGCCGCCGGGGCGCCACGCTCTACGTGAACGGCCTCTACCGGCACGGCTTCCTGCTGTCGCCCGCCATGGCGCGCATGGCCGCCGACCACCTGTTCCACACCACCCGACCGGAGATGATGGATGAAGATCTTTCTGAACGGTGA
- a CDS encoding VOC family protein — MTSSAARFVWYELMTDDLPAAQAFYADVLGWKLRDAGMPGFTYLVAASAGGDRAGLMGIPPEAAGMSPFWCGYLGVADVDAMARRLAQEGGTVQRPPEDIPGVGRFAVVADPQGAGFCLFTPAEGRMPPAPEAGEPGTVAWHELYAGDMPAVFGFYETLFGWRRDRLMDMGAMGGYQIFLQQDDLPGGMMTRTPEMPGPRWQFYFAVDAIDAAVARLEAGGGTVLMGPHQVPGDTWVVQARDPQGALFALHAARR; from the coding sequence GTGACCTCCTCAGCCGCCCGTTTCGTCTGGTACGAACTCATGACCGACGACCTTCCCGCCGCGCAGGCCTTCTATGCCGATGTTCTCGGCTGGAAGCTGCGCGATGCCGGCATGCCCGGCTTCACCTATCTCGTCGCCGCCTCCGCGGGGGGAGACCGCGCCGGGCTGATGGGCATCCCGCCCGAGGCCGCCGGGATGTCGCCCTTCTGGTGCGGCTACCTGGGCGTGGCGGACGTGGACGCGATGGCCCGCCGCCTCGCGCAGGAGGGCGGCACCGTGCAGCGCCCGCCGGAGGACATTCCGGGCGTCGGCCGTTTCGCCGTGGTGGCGGACCCGCAGGGCGCGGGGTTCTGCCTGTTCACCCCCGCGGAGGGCCGCATGCCACCGGCGCCCGAGGCCGGGGAGCCCGGCACCGTGGCCTGGCACGAGCTCTACGCCGGCGACATGCCCGCGGTGTTCGGCTTCTACGAGACCCTGTTCGGCTGGCGCCGCGACCGGCTGATGGACATGGGCGCGATGGGCGGCTACCAGATCTTCCTCCAGCAGGATGACCTTCCCGGCGGCATGATGACCCGCACGCCGGAAATGCCCGGCCCGCGCTGGCAGTTCTACTTCGCCGTTGACGCCATCGACGCCGCCGTCGCCCGGCTGGAGGCCGGCGGCGGCACGGTGCTGATGGGCCCGCACCAGGTGCCGGGAGACACCTGGGTGGTGCAGGCGCGCGACCCGCAGGGCGCCCTCTTCGCCCTCCACGCCGCCAGGCGCTGA
- a CDS encoding serine hydrolase domain-containing protein, whose amino-acid sequence MTNTRRARRPPAAMAADAPSRTALAALLEDGVASGRLVGAVGHVSRAKGPDITLCAGMADAQSPMRPDTLFRIASMSKPILAATALCLVAEGRIGLDDPVAPWLPELAAPRVLRHPDGPLTDTRPSPRDITLRDLLTLRFGQGAIMAPPGACPMQAALAAAGLAPGPGPVTLSPEAWMAALGALPLRHAPGEAWAYHTGFEVLAVLLARLAGAPLEEVLRRHVLDPLGMEDTGFHVPPGKIDRLCLAWAPGPDGRLDLQDAARGGAHAAPPAFPCELVSCVRDFDRFARMLLDGGAGPRGRVLPEAAVAAMLTDQITPQQKARSPFFPGFWEQGGWGFGIGVGRDGRLGWEGGYGTSFRIHPASGTVSILLTQRMMTSPQDVAAFDRFHDLALPPRA is encoded by the coding sequence ATGACGAATACGCGCAGGGCCCGGCGGCCGCCTGCTGCCATGGCGGCTGACGCGCCGTCCCGGACCGCGCTGGCGGCGCTGCTGGAGGATGGCGTCGCCTCCGGGCGCCTGGTCGGGGCCGTGGGCCATGTTTCGCGCGCGAAAGGGCCTGACATCACCCTCTGCGCCGGGATGGCCGACGCGCAGAGCCCGATGCGCCCGGACACGCTGTTCCGCATCGCCTCGATGAGCAAGCCGATCCTTGCCGCCACGGCGCTCTGCCTGGTCGCCGAGGGGCGGATCGGCCTCGATGACCCGGTCGCGCCCTGGCTGCCGGAGCTTGCCGCGCCGCGGGTGCTGCGCCACCCGGACGGGCCGCTCACCGACACGCGGCCCAGCCCGCGCGACATCACCCTGCGCGACCTGCTCACCCTGCGCTTCGGCCAGGGCGCGATCATGGCGCCGCCCGGCGCCTGCCCGATGCAGGCGGCGCTCGCGGCTGCCGGGCTGGCGCCGGGGCCGGGCCCGGTCACCCTGTCGCCGGAGGCCTGGATGGCCGCGCTCGGCGCCCTGCCCCTGCGCCACGCGCCCGGCGAGGCCTGGGCCTATCACACCGGGTTCGAGGTGCTGGCGGTGCTGCTGGCCCGGCTGGCCGGCGCGCCGCTGGAGGAAGTGCTGCGCCGGCATGTCCTCGACCCGCTGGGCATGGAGGACACCGGTTTCCACGTCCCGCCCGGGAAGATCGACCGGCTCTGCCTGGCCTGGGCCCCGGGCCCCGACGGCCGCCTGGACCTGCAGGACGCGGCGCGGGGCGGGGCCCATGCCGCGCCGCCCGCCTTCCCCTGCGAGCTGGTGTCCTGCGTGCGGGACTTCGACCGCTTCGCGCGCATGCTGCTCGACGGCGGCGCCGGGCCGCGCGGCCGCGTGCTGCCGGAGGCCGCCGTGGCCGCGATGCTGACGGACCAGATCACCCCGCAGCAGAAGGCCCGCTCGCCGTTCTTTCCCGGCTTCTGGGAGCAGGGCGGCTGGGGCTTCGGCATCGGCGTGGGCCGCGACGGCCGCCTGGGCTGGGAGGGCGGCTACGGCACCAGTTTCCGCATCCACCCCGCCAGCGGCACAGTTTCCATCCTGCTCACCCAGCGCATGATGACCAGCCCGCAGGATGTCGCCGCCTTCGACCGCTTTCACGACCTTGCCCTGCCACCCCGGGCCTGA
- a CDS encoding DUF899 domain-containing protein: MTRISTREDWLVARKALLAGEKALTRQRDALAAERRALPRVRIAKPYRFETRAGVTDLAGLFAGRSQLMVCHFMLAPGWEAGCTGCSFLADHFDAMLPHLQAHDVSLTAVSSAPLAEIEAYRARMGWAFPWASSAGSDFNRDFGVSFTEEELASGTVDYNFRATPRETAGPEMPGLSAFERAEDGSVLHSYSSYARGSEELVGTYMMLDLAPKGRNETAGMDWVRRHDEYAQGPAAACCHGG, from the coding sequence ATGACACGTATTTCCACGCGGGAAGACTGGCTGGTGGCACGCAAGGCGCTGCTCGCCGGTGAGAAGGCCCTCACCCGCCAGCGCGACGCCCTCGCGGCCGAGCGCCGCGCCCTGCCGCGGGTGCGCATCGCGAAACCCTACCGCTTCGAAACCCGCGCCGGCGTGACCGACCTCGCCGGCCTGTTCGCCGGGCGCAGCCAGCTCATGGTCTGCCATTTCATGCTGGCGCCGGGTTGGGAGGCGGGCTGCACCGGCTGCTCGTTCCTCGCCGACCATTTCGACGCCATGCTGCCGCACCTGCAGGCGCATGACGTCAGCCTCACCGCGGTGTCCTCCGCGCCGCTGGCCGAGATCGAGGCCTACCGCGCCCGCATGGGCTGGGCCTTCCCCTGGGCCTCCTCCGCCGGGTCGGACTTCAACCGCGACTTCGGCGTGAGCTTCACCGAGGAAGAGCTCGCCTCCGGCACGGTGGATTACAACTTCCGCGCCACCCCGCGTGAGACCGCGGGCCCGGAGATGCCGGGCCTCAGCGCCTTCGAACGGGCGGAGGACGGCAGCGTGCTGCACAGCTACTCCAGCTATGCCCGCGGCTCCGAGGAGCTGGTCGGCACCTACATGATGCTGGACCTCGCCCCGAAGGGCCGCAACGAGACCGCGGGGATGGACTGGGTGCGCCGGCATGACGAATACGCGCAGGGCCCGGCGGCCGCCTGCTGCCATGGCGGCTGA
- a CDS encoding MarR family winged helix-turn-helix transcriptional regulator, producing MSKPDPIPFETTLRVRDTCLCLHVQRAARALARRFDEALRPHGLTNGQFSLLMSLNRPEPPSMRPVAELLAMDQTTLTAALKPLVRRELVEVRVGETDRRSRLLLLTPAGRDTLRAALPAWEAEHAALEAGLPPPGARALRAGLEACA from the coding sequence ATGTCAAAACCGGACCCCATTCCCTTCGAAACCACGCTGCGCGTGCGCGACACCTGCCTGTGCCTGCACGTGCAGCGCGCCGCCCGCGCGCTGGCCCGGCGCTTCGACGAGGCGCTGCGCCCGCATGGGCTGACCAACGGGCAGTTCTCGCTGCTGATGTCGCTGAACCGGCCGGAACCGCCGTCGATGCGCCCGGTCGCGGAGCTTCTGGCGATGGACCAGACCACGCTCACCGCGGCGCTGAAGCCGCTGGTGCGGCGGGAGCTGGTGGAGGTGAGGGTGGGCGAGACGGACCGGCGCAGCCGGCTGCTCCTGCTCACGCCCGCCGGCCGGGACACCCTGCGCGCGGCGCTGCCGGCCTGGGAGGCCGAACACGCCGCGCTGGAAGCCGGCTTGCCGCCCCCCGGCGCCCGCGCGCTGCGTGCGGGTCTCGAAGCCTGCGCATGA